The DNA segment TGTGCTATGAACTGGATTCACAGACAGAGCGTGTGGATTCGGTTTAGCGTTGCTTGGGCGGTTTGACCTAGCCTTGCGAGTTAGGCAGAGTCTATGCTAACGGTGCTAGGCGGAATCTGTCTAGCACGCCGGACCAACATTCTGTCTATTTAACTGTTGGGCGCCATAGGACCCCCAGACAATGGAGGAGATCTTCTCGTATCAGTTCCACTCCGAGTCTACGGTCCGCCTGATCTTCGGTGGTCTAACCGTTGTCGGAGTTGGTCTTGGAACCTTGTTTTGGATCGATTTCCGCAGGCGTTCTTCCCGGTCGTGGCGTATCGCAGGCGTGCTTGTCATGATTGCCGGGTTGCTACTTGGAGCGATCTTCGGCTACCGGGCGACCCAGCCGGAGTACTTCAAAAGACTTGCGGCAGACAATGATGGGTTGGCTCTTGAATACTACCTCTTCAGCGAGGACGTCTTTCTTCGCTGGGATACCGTCAACAGCATTACTGTCCGAGAGAACCGCTTGATTGTCGACGGTGGTGCGCTAGGGACATATCGTAGCTCGGTCGTGTACCGCGGCGATCAGGACAGATTGCTGGGTGTGCTCGCATGCTTCTTGCCCGAAGGTGGCCCTCAAGAGCATGGTGGAGCCGCTCAGTGCCAAACCGCCCAACAAGAGCATGCAGCGGACGGCGCTTCGCGCCGCCGCTGATGTTGAACGTTAGGCAGCAACAATGGGGGCAATATGAAAAGAAATCTGATCGCGGCAACTGTTGGTATAGTTTTTTCCTTGATTCATTTTCAAGCTAATTCGGAAACCTATAGCGCACAGCATGAACAAGTGAAACAACATTTCCTAAGCAATGAAGAGAAAACAACAAAAGATGCAATCTGGACCGCAAGCGATATATTCAAGGTTGGTGTAATCGACGATGGAAGTCGAAGAGACGGATACGCGGATTATGTATGCCAAGTGCTTTATGACTACGGCTTCAAAGGGAAAAAGGTTCCTGATTAGTTACGAAGCTCAGCACATTCACGCTTACTGTAATTCATTGTTTTTATGAAATTATTTTCAGCCATCTGAGTTTGTGCCAGGTACGCTGGTCGTCTGCGCTGACTTGGAGGCCGCGCTTAGGTGGTCAGAGATTGACCGGGCAAGAGAAAACAAAAACTTGGCCTGAGAGTTCTCGCACCGCAGTGCTGAGCTTCGTAACTAATCAGGAAAAGGTTTGGGTCCAGGTTGTTGATATTGTAAAGCTCTCTCGAAACGGAAAGTGGGTTAAATTGGGTGAGTCACGATGCCAGTAGCGCCTAACAAGTCGCTCAAGCCGACCCAGCGCGGCCAGCGCCGTGGGTAAAATCAAGCGTCGTGCCGCGCGCTGGTCGGCTTACCTTAGTCGTTATCGCGCTGAGCAAAGCTCGGCGTATCTTGCAGGGTGAAAGCCCCTGTCGGGTAAGGGCTAGTACCGCGCACTTGGAGTTTTCGGGATAATCGCCCATCACTCTCCCACGGTCTGATTGTGAGTTGCTCCCCATGGCCCGTCCTGCCCCGTTGATTGAACTGCCCCCTGAACCATGCACCGTCCTGAAAGGTCCGGCGCGAAGCCGCGAAACGGCCCACAGCCTGGTGCAGCGGGCGCAGATCGTGCGGCGTGCCGCCGAGGAGAACGCAGCAAAGCGATTGGACAGGCGCTGGGACTCAATGAAGACGCGGTCGGGCCGTGGCGACGGCGTTGGGTCGAGGCCCAGGAGCGGCTCGCCGCTCTGACGGGCCCGCGTCTGGTGGCGGCGATCAAGGAGGTGCTGTCCGACCGCCCGCGTTGCGGCGCCCCGGGTGAGTTCACGCCTGAGAAAACCGGGATCCTCCAGAGCATGGCCTCCCGGGCCGCCTTTCTCCAGGATCCCCCCCATCGCATCCGCTTTGTTTATACCCCCAAGCCCTGTTCCCGGCTCAATCAGGTCGAGATCCGGTTCGGTATCCTCACCCGTCGGTTGCTCAAGCGCGGGCGCTTCGCCTCCACCGACGACCTCAAGCAACGGCTCCTTGAGTTCATCGATTTCTTCAACCAGACCCTCGCCAAGCCGTTTCGCCGGACCTACATCGGCAAGCCGCTGATGGAATAAAATTGTCCAGTCAACTTAAGGTGCGAAGTACTAGGCCACCGAGTCCGGAATGATCAGGGGAATCGGGGTGCGTACATCCTTGCGATAGATCCGAAAATCGCTGTCCAGGGTCAGCACTGGGCTGGTGTCGAACGACTGGGCCATGATGACCAGGCAGGCATCCGCCAGCGACATGGGCACATCGGCATACTTGTGCATCAGGGTCGCCACCTATTCCATCTCGGCGGCCAGGGTGAAGGGCAGTGCGACCAGTCCAATCCGGCACTGTCGTAGTACCCATTCGGGATCGCCACCCGCGCGCTGCACCAGGAAACAGGCTTCCGAGATGACGGCCTCGCAGGTCAGGAGCGGTGGCGTGATGGTGGCTAACTGCCGACGGGTCCAGTCATGCCCCACTGGTCGCGGGCATTGAGTAAGGCGACCAGCCCTTTTAAGGTGCAAAAATACAACATTTATAATCAATAAGTTGCAGAGCACGACCTGACTCAGTTAGCGCAATGCGCGCCCTATTGATGCTGTAAGTCGCTGAAAGATTTGCAACTTTTTCGAACACTTTATGAGCACCTTAAAAGGGCTGGTAAGGCGACTAACGGGCCTGTATCCAGGATAACCTGCCGCTTCATACGCCGTAGTCCTGGAGATGGCGCGGGTTTGTGGACAAATCCGCCGGTGCGTCTTGGAGACATCCGACCAAGCCGCCGTTCTGAGCCAGTTCCAGGCAGGAGGCTGGGGCACCAGCGTGGCTGGCTGATGGGCTGGACTGAGTATGGCGGGTTTCGAGGAACTCGATGAAGTCCAGCACCTCGCGCTGTATGTTCGGGGGGAGGCGTTGGGTGTGAAGGTGGATTTGCTCTAGGATGGTCATCGTGTGTTTCTCTATCCAGGCGGATCAGGAGTGATACTTTAGCCGGAACGCGATACTCCGGTACGCCGGAGGATTTCATTTTCGTACTTGAACTGCCACCCGTGATGATGCATCACGCGAAATCGTCCCGGCGCTTGCGAGCACAAATCGATTAGCCTTCCGCGTTTGTGTATCTGAGGTCTGCCAGAAAAGCGTGCTGCCGTTCTGATCCATCTCTAGGATCACATAGCTTCCGATCTGGAGCATCAGTCCAAGGTGATCAGACGTCGCTCCAACCCCTGCGGAAAACTCACCAAAACTCGACTTTGGCCATTTTTAGCCCTGGTGGGAGGGCAGAGCGACGCCTCAACCGATGGTGATAGAGTGGATGGCTGTAGCGGCAGATGACCAGAGACGCTATCGTCTGATGTCGATCCAAATGCCCGTGATGCCCGCTCATGAGCCATCCGCCGTACCTGAATTGTATCGATTTTGCAGCCGTTTGCCTGCCTGTTTACAAACCGACATGGGATCTAGGTGCCAGTGTTACTGGCGGGATGGCTTGTAATGGACGCCGGCTCGGGATCGCTTAAACCAGAGCCGCATTTGAACCGCAAGGAAGGCTCAGTGCGGATGTCTGTGTTCCAGGCCGGTGTGTGGACCGATCAGTTCGTCCGCTGAGTGCGGATGGCTGTGTCGATGCGCATGGGCATGGCTGTGCAGGATGGCGTCCACGAGCCGGCCCTCGACGAGCCGGACCGCCCGTGTCGCCAGTCGCGCCAGGAACGGCCAGTCGTGCGAGACCAGGATCATGGCCTGTTCCAGTCCATCCAGATGGGCGATGAGCCGCTCGGCGGTCGCCTCGTCCAGGCCGTTGGTCGGCTCGTCGAGCAGCAGCACCTCGGGACGCATCGCCAGCACGGTCGCGAGCGCGACCAGTCGTTTCTCGCCCGCCGACAACCGGTAGGTGATGCGCTCGGCGAAGTCGGCGAGTCCCAGATGTTCGAGCGTCTCCAGGGCGTCGGTGCGCGCCTGTTCGGGCGAGCGACCCAGGTTCAGGGGACCGAAGGCGACGTCCTCCAGCACCGTCGGGCAAAAGAGCTGATCGTCCGAGTCCTGGAACAGCAGTCCGACTCGTGCTCGTACTTGGTGGAAGTCGCGCTCGCCGGCGCGTTCGCACCCGAAGGCGAGGATCCGGCCCGCACTGGGACGCTTGAGTCCGACCAGCAGATGCAGGAGCGTCGTCTTGCCCGCGCCGTTGGAGCCGATCAGGGCGACCCGATCGCCTGGATCGAGCCTGAAGTCCAGTTCGCGCAGGACGGTTCGGTCGTGATAGTCGAAACGGACTCGTTGCAGCTCGATCAGAGGCGTCGTCATGGAAGGCGGATGGCGGTGATGAGGGTGGTTGCGCAAGCGGCCATCATACGCCCGGCAGGCCCAAGCCGTGATCCAGCCAAGCCAAAGCGCCCAGCAGTGTCATCAGACCGAGCGCGGCGAGCGTGTCGCCCGGCTGCCAGTGCGGTGTGTCGAGCCGATACAGCCGCCCCCGAAAGCCGCGACAGCGCATGGCGTCCATCAGACGCTCGGCGCGCGCGAGACTGCGCACCAGCAACATTCCCATCAGCCAGCCATAGGCGCGCCAGGTGTGACGGTCGGTACGCGGCACGAAGGCGCGTGCGCGCATGGCCTGACGCAGCCGGATGAACTCGGCGTGGATGAGATGGATCTGGCGGACCGTCATCAACAGCAGATGCGTCAGCTTGTCCGGCACGCCGAGCCGTCCCAGTGCCTGACCGAGCGCCACGGGTTCGAGCGTCCCGACCAGGGCCATGAGCGCGAGCACCACGGCATTGGCCTTGAGCAGGATCATCAGGGCCAGATCACGCCCGACCGTGCTCGCGCGCAGTGGGCCGAGTTCGAACCAGGACGCACCCGGCGTGGTGAAGGGCAGGGTCAGCAGCACGATGAGCATGAAGCCTTCCAGGGCCGGCAGACGCCGGACCAGATCGCGTGCCTTCAGTCCGGCGGCAAGTGCCAGACCGAGCGCCAGCCCCAGGGCCGTCGTCGTGCTGCCGGGATGATCGAGTCCGACCGTGATCAGTGCGAAGGCGAGCGCCGCACCGACACGCAGACGCGGATCGCGTGCGACCATCCAACCCGAACCGGCGAGATTGGGGATGGGCGCAGCGGTCACGCGCGCTCGCCCGCGCGACGACTACGCCACCAGAGGGCCAGTCCGGTCAGGCCCAGGATGTAGCCGATCCCACCCAGGATATCCTGGAAGCGGACACGCTCCTCGAGGGCATTCAATCGCTCGGCGAGCGGGTGCGTCTGACGGGCCAGTGCCTGCTCGATGGCACCGATCAGCACCGGGTCGAAGGTTTGGTGAGCGACTGAGTCATGGTCGAGCGGAACCTGTGGTGCGGGGATGTCCGCCGGCGGCTGAGTCCGAGTCGGAGGCGGCCCCGAGTCTTCACCCGGACTGTCTGCGGGCGGGGTGGTGGTCGGCGAAAACGCGCCTTGCAGTGTCTCACCCGCGATCGTCCATTGGGCGCCGTGCCCATCCCCCGTGCGTGCGACCAGCCGATGCTCGACCGGCGCGAGTGCGCGATAGGCGAAGCTCCCGTCGTCCGCCGGTGTCAATTCGGCGAGCACGCGGCCCTCGCTGTCCTGGACCTCGACCCTGGCACCGCCCGCCCCGGCACCGCCGACGAAATAGGCCCGGCCCCGAATCCAGTCGCCCTCGGTTTGGGCGAAGACCTTGAGCTTGTGAGCCAGGGCCGGTTGGCTCATCAGCGCCAGGAGCAGCAACCAGACGGAAGATGTTCTAGACATGCGTGCTCGCTCCAGTCGACAGCCTCTCGGGCGCAACCCGTTGCAGAAAACCGACGATGGTGGCCGTCACCAGTCCCTCGACCAGGGCCAGTGGCGGATAGGTCAACAGCAGCACCTGAGCCGCCGGTCGGAAGGGTTCGCCACTCAGGGCCAGGGTCGCGGCCACCAGCCCACCCGTCAGCATCACCCCCAGGAAGCCGGCCGCGAAGCCGATCCAGGCCCGACGCGCCGGACGCACACGCCCCAGCGCCGGAGCCAGTACCCAGGCGCAGACGAGCGCCGGCAGCGCCATGTTCAGGGTATTGACGCCCAGCACCAGCGGTCCGCCGAAGCCGAAGAAGGCCGCCTGGAGCGCGAGCGCGACCAGGATCGCCGGCACTGCCGTCCAGCCGAGCAGCAGTCCCATGAGCCCATTGAGCAGCAGATGGACGCTGGTCGGCCCGAGCGGGACACTGATGAGCGAGGAGACGAAGAACGCCGCCGAGAGCACGGCGGCGCGGGGCAGATGATCATAGTCGAGCCGGCGCAGTGCCACGGTCAGCAGACCGACCGACACCAGCCCGCCGGTGATCAGGACGGGCGCCGTGAGCACGCCATCGGGGATATGGGCCAAGCGTCGCTGTTCCTAAAAACCTAAACAAAGTTGCTTATGGTGGTTTTTAAGTGATTCGCTCTCCGTTGATAGCGCCCTGGTGGGCGAGCAACTGGAGTCCGGGTTGAGCAGTCCCAACCGAATAGCCGGTCAACACCGGCAACATGGGCCGTGTCAGCCGTCGAAACCCAGCTTGCGCCATAAAAATTGCCTCGGCGTTCATCCTGAACAGAGAACAACCTTGCGATTCGACGTTGACCCTGACCATGGGGCGTGAAACCTTCACGCTTGTAGATAACCTATCTACAGTGAAAAATTCTGATGAAAAATGAAGAAAAAAAATCAAGAACTGTTTTTTGCTCCGCCGTTCCGGTCGGCTTATTTCATGTCGCGCGTATGGACCCAGATGAGCGCACCGGCCTCGACCGGAACCTCCTCGCCCTCCGGATTCTTCATCGGCCGTTCGCCTTCCAGCAGCGCGGCGAAGCCCCACCAGCCCGCGCGCGGCATGGCATAGGCGAAGACACCCTGCGCATCGGCCTTGACGACCTGGGTGACGAAGGCATCGGCCGGGGCCGTCACTGAGCCGTCGTTACGCCACTCGACCTCGACCTCGGCGAAGGGTACGGGCCGGCCGTTGCGCTTGACGACACCGCGGAAGAGATTGCCGGTCCAGAGCCCATAGGGCCGGGTCAGGGGCGTGATCTCGACCGGGAAGCCGACCTCGGCGTCCCAGCCCTCGCCGCCGCCGAAGCCGTCGACCACGACCTTGGTGTAATGCACGATCATGAGTCCTTCCGCCGCTTCCCAATACGGGGCGGGTTCGACGAAGAAGACATGATCGCCGGGTTGCCGGATCCGGTAGCGCGCACTATAGGCCGGTTGGTCGTCCTGGGTGCGTGGCGTCAGGCTCGCCAGCAGATCCTCGCGCCCGGCCGGCGTCAGGACGCCGAACTGGACCGGCCGGCCCATGGCCATGGCCGGGCCGCGTTCCATCGGATGGGTGAAGGTCAGATCCAGGGTGATTTCGCTCGCGCTCGGATCCGTCACCAGATCCATGGACGGAATGAGCTCCTGGAAATGGGCCTGAGCACCCAGGGTGCCGAAGAGCGTGAGCCATGCGAGACGGCGGAGCGGACTGAGGTGTCGCATGAGTGATCGCCCGGATGCTGTCGATGGAGTATGAAGGGATTTTGATTCTTCACACTTCAGACTGTCAAGCCGGCCTCGTCATCCGTCATCCAAGATCCGAGAGCGTCGAGCTGTTTCCCTGACCCGCCTCGATCGCGATACGCCGGCGCAACTGATCGATCTGGTCGCCGAGGTCACGGAGTACGCCGATTTGCTCGCGCAGATAGTCGACCTCTTCTTGCATTTGCATGAGGCGCATACTGCCCTGGGCACGCTCACGGCGGTTGCGCAGTTCGGCGAGCGCCTCCTTCAGTTCCTTCGAGCCCGGATCCTTGCGCACGAATGGCTGGGAGACGGGCGTCTTGGCACGATCGAGCGTCGAATCGGATTTCTTGCCATAGACGCGATCGAGGATGGCATCCAGGTCGCTATCGAAATGAGCACTGGTCTTCTGGAACTGTTTGGCCATGGCTGAGATCCCTGACGCGATGAGTCTCGATCGTTGTGGATGGCGAGTATAGCCGTGGACCGGCACCCAAAACCGAGAGCAGGTCCGCGAAATCGTCGTTCGTCCAGGCCGACGTGTTCAGCTTCCGAGTCGCCGGACCTCGATGAGTTCCGTGTCTGCCCTGAGCTTGCGAATCCAGATGTTCAGATTGGCCAGTCCAGGCGGCAATCTGGCGACGACGGCCTCAGCCGCTTCTCGGGTCTCGTGCAGACTGTGGATCAGGACGAACCAGGGGCGCCCCTGATAGGTCTCCTGACGATAGTAATAGACCACCGGCAGGACATGGTTCGCAGCGAAGCGTTCGAGGGCTTCCAGGCTGTTAAAACCGATCAACTGCACCGTGAAGGGCCGATCTCCGACCTGGACCGAATCGGTTGCGAGCGAGCGGGGTTTCCGGCCGTCCGTGTCCGTGCCTCCGGTCTCCGTCTCGGCGGCGGGCGTAGCCTCCGGGACCGGCGCCGGTTCGGGATCGACGGTTCCCTGATCCGGCATGGAGTCGATCTCCGGCTCGGCGGACGGAGCCGATTCGGCATCGTCCGGTAGCGCGTCCTGTACGCCGGACTCCGGCTCGGAGTCGTCGAGCGCGGGCATATCGGCGGCCTGTTCCAGGTCGGTCCGGGGTTCGGTTGCGGATTCGCCGTCGCCTTCGCCGGACGGTTCGCTTGGAGTCGTGGTCGGCGCCGATGGCGCGGTTCCAGCGTCGGAGTCGGACGCGGGCTCCAGCGCAGATTCCGGCTCTATGGAGACCGGGATCTCCGGCTGAGGCTGAGGGGATGAGTCTGGTGCCGATTCCGGCTCGGGGGGCGGTTCAGGTGCGGATTCAGGCTCGGGTTCCGGCGCTGTCTCGGCTCGCTTCACCGAGGCGGGCCGAGGTTCGGGCTCGAGGTGCAGGTCGAGATCCAACGGGGCTGTCGTGGCCTCCTCGCTGAGACGTTCGATGGACTTGGAGATCCCGGCCAGGGCCGCCGACAGTCGATCGAGTTGGGCGCGTGTCTGCGGATCGGGTTCGCCCCGCGACGAGGCGTCGATCTGTTCCAGGGTCTTCCTCAAATCGGTCATCTGTGTCTCGAACGCCTCCTGCGTGGCGTTGAGCTTGAACAGGAAGGAGACCAGCGTGCCCGCAACCAGGAGGCTGAACAGCAGGAGCAGCATCGCCATGAGTGAGCCATGGCGCTTCAGTCGCTCATCGAGCTCGTCGCGCTGGGTCTGGAGCGTGCGCTGCAGGCGCGTGGCGGCGTGACGCCGGTCGTCGTCGACATCGCCGATGCGCGCGATCAGCGAGACCTCGAGCTTCTGGACGTCCTGACGGTACTGATTGAGACTGGCCACGATCCGGGAGATCTGGGTGGCCTGCGCCTTGAGATAGCGCTGGAGCACCTCGCCGGCATTCGTGGAGCGCTCGGGACCGCCCGTGGCCTGGGCGGAATCGGTGGCGCCGTCCGTGCCGGTCGTCGCGGCGGTCTGGATCGATGAATCCGGCTGGGCCGTCTCTGTCTTGTCCATTGAACGCGTCTCGTCGCTGTAAACCCTGTCGATGCAAGATGAACCACAGTAGCCCCGAACTCTAGAGCAGTCCGTTCGGGAGTGCAAACCAGGTCGCCGGATTGTTTCGCTCATGGTCCGCGTTGACCGGTCACGGCACGCAGCGCCGCGCGGGCACGATTGCTGGGCACGGCGAAGCCGATACCGACATTGCCGCCGGTCGGTCCGATCAGGGCGGTATTGATGCCCACGACCTCGCCGGCCAGATTGACGAGCGGACCGCCGGAGTTGCCCGGATTGATCGAGGCATCGGTCTGGATCAGCTTGCCGAGCCGGCTGCCGCCGACACCACTGCGCCCGACCGCGCTGACGATCCCCAGTGTGGCCGTCTGGCCCAGTCCGAAGGGATTGCCGATGGCGACCACGAAGTCCCCGACCTCGAGCCGGTCCGAGTCGCCGAGCGGAAGCGGACGGATGGCGACCGGTGGGATCTCCAGGATGGCCAGGTCCGAGCCGCTGTCTGAGCCGAGGCGGCGGGCCTCGAAGGTGCGCCTGTCCTTGAGCGTGACCTGGATGCGCGTGGCGTCCTTGAGCAGATGCTCGTTGGTCATGACATAGCCGCGCGCGGCGTCGACGATGACGCCCGAGCCCTGACTGCGACGCCGTTCGGACGGATCGATCTCGGGGATGGGCAGCCCCATGCGGTCGAGGAAGTGTCTGAAGTCGGGATCGTTGAGAAAGGGGTGTTCCTCGCGCGGGATGCGCGAGTCGACCGTGATGTTGACGACGGCCGGCGTCACCTGACGCAGCAGTGGCGCGAGCGTGGGATAGCCCTGGGAGCCGGGGATCGGGACGCCCTTGACCAGACTGGTCGGATCGAACCCCGTCGACGAGGGGCTGGTCGCGCAGGCGGCGAGCAGCGAGCCGGTCAGCAGCAGCGACGCCCACTGGAGCGCGTGCATGGGTCGGTGAGCGATGTGCAAGGTCGGAGGCGGATGACCTGGAGCGACTGACATCGGCGAGTGTCGCTCAGCGCGCCAGTTGGCCGGCGACCCGGCGTCTGAGGTCATAGGCCACGGGTTGCTCGATGAGCAGGGCGAACGGTTCCCAGGCACCGCCGCGCCGGACATAGCCGGCATAGCTGCTGATGCCGCGCAGGGTGCCGGTCTTGGCGCGGACATTGGGATCGTCGTCCTGCTGGGGCATCAGGTCGCGATAGGGCGCGAAGGCGTCGAGCAGTTCGACGAGCTGGCGCGCGCTCAGCCGGTTGGCGCGCGACAGGCCGGCGCCGTCGTCGATCTTAAATCCGCTCCAGCCGAAACGGCGCTGGGCGAAGTCGGTCATGGCGCGTTTGGCCTGGGCCATGCCGATCCGGCCCTGTCCGTCCGGCGCGGCCAGACGCAGGAAGAGGGCGTTGGCGACGAAGTTGCTGGAGTACTTGAGCATGGGCGCGACCATTTCGGCCAGGGTACGGCTGTTGGCGTGGCGCAGGAGGCGCTTGGCGTCGCTCGGCGTGGAGGCGATCCGTTGCTGGTCGCCGACGTCGATGCCGGCGGCCCGGAGTTTGGCGGCCAGCAGTTCGCCGAAATAGCGCAGGGCGATCTCGCGTTCGCGCAGGTTGATGCGCTGCTTGCCGGCCGGTCCCGAGCGGCCGAGACGTTCGCCGGTGGCGGTCAGGGGCGTCTGCGGCTCGGCGCTGCGGATGCGCTCGCCCTCGCGGATCAGATTGAGGGTGTTGAAGTTCGCCGCCAGGGCCGTGACCGGGGCGTCGTAGGGGTTGCTCGACGACGAGCGTCCGGCGATCTCGACGTCCGGATCGAAGAGGCTGTCGTCGAGACCGATCCCGGCGACCCGGCGCACGCCCTGCCGTTTGAGCGCCGCGACCAGACGGTCGAGTTCCTCGGAGACCAGATAGGGATCGGCGGACCCCTTGATCCAGAGCCGGCCGGAGGCGTCCTGGAAGACGTCGGTGTGGAAGCGATGGTCGCGTCCCCAGGTCTCCAGCGCCGCGTAGGCGGTCAGGATCTTCATGGTCGAGGCCGGGATGCGCGCGGTTTCGGCCTGATAGGCGATCCGGTCCTGCCCGCGCTCCTTGACCAGCAGACTGGCCTGCGGGAGCGAGCGCACCTGAGCGACCGGATCCTGGGCCAGGACCGTGTGCGCGAAACCGAGCCAGAGCGCGGCGATGAGTAGGAGCCGGGAAGAGCGATGGGCGATCATCGGAGCTGTGATGTTCGGTTGATGGACGCCGGACAGCATACCGCAATCCCGGACTCGAACCATATCCGTAATGACCGGCCCCGAATGCCGGGCGTTTTCACCGTCTTCAGCGATCCAGCGGCAGACAGGCGGCGATGGTCTGTGCATCCGGCGCGTCCATCCAGGGGACGACACCGAGACAGGGGGCCTGAATCAGCATCTGGAGCGTCTCCAGATTGGCTTCCAGTGCGAGCATGTCCGGGTCGACCTGATTGGCGATCCAGCCGGCCAGCTCCGGGCCGCTCGACCGGATCGACTCGGCCGTCAGCAGGGCATGATTGAGACAGCCGAGCTTGAGTCCGACCACCAGGATCACCGGCAGATCCAGCGCGCGCGGGATGTCGCCGACGAAGCACTCAGGCCCCAGAGGTACGCGCCAGCCGCCGACGCCCTCGACCAGCACCCAGTCGGCCTGTCTTGTCAGCTCGGTGTGCGCCGCGCGGATGCGGTCGAGTTCGATCGAGATCCCGACCTCTACGGCGGCCAGATGCGGGGCGATCGGTCGCGCGAAGGCATAGGGATTGACGAGCGCATAGGGAACTGTGAACGTGCCCTGGGCCTGGATGCGCTCGGCATCCGCGTTGCGCAGTCCCTGTGGATGTTGATTGCAGCCGCTCGCGACCGGCTTCATGCCCAGCACCCGGTGTCCGCGTGCCTGCAGGGCGGCCATGAGTCCGAGCGTGATCTCGGTCTTGCCGCAGCCGGTATCCGTGCCTGTGATGAAGAATCCGCTCATGGTTCGACCGCCCGGCGGCGTCCGCCGATGGCTGAGACGGGGATGGCGACTTCGCCGCCGGCCGGCCTGTGTTCGGCCGGCTCGGGTGCCCAGGCGTGCCCATAGAGCACCTCATAGCTGGCCGGCAGGCGACCGTCGCGCCTGTGGGTCTCATAGGCGTCGGCGAGTGCGGCCAGTCGCGCGCGTCCGGTCAGGGCGCGTGGACGGGCGTCGGTGGCATTGCGTGCGCCGAGTGTCTTGAGATCGCGCATCAGACCCTGGACATCGTCATAGGTCAGGGTCAGACGATCGGCGTCCATCACCGGATCGGCGAAGCGCGCGCGCACCAGGGCATCGCCGATGTCGTGCATGTCCGGGAAGGGGCTGACATGGGAGTGTTGGTCGACCTGACTCCAGGCTGTGCGCAGTTCCTTGAGCGTGTCCGGGCCGAAGGTGGTGAAGAGCAGCAGTCCGCCCGGACGCAGTACCCGTCGGCATTCGCCGAAGGTGCGCTCGAGGTCGTTGCACCACTGGAGCGCGGCATTGGAGACGATCAGATCCACCGCGCCGTCGGCCAGCGGCAGCGATTCGGCATCGGCGCAGACGCACAGCGGCCGACGCCGCCAGCTTCCGCGTCGGCGCGCCTGGAGCAGCATCCCGTGGGCGAAGTCCAGCGCCAGCACGCGCGCCTTGGGATAGCGGCGGGCGAGCGGGTCGATCGCGTAGCCGGTGCCGGCGCCGAGGTCGAGAATCCGTTGGGGCGCGAGTCGAATGTAGTCGAGCCGTCCGAGCATCCGGTCGGCGATCTCGCGCTGGAGCACGGCGACGCGGTCGTAGTCGGCGGCGGCGCGTTCGAAGCTGAGCCGGGCGCGGGTCTTGTCGATCGGGTGCATGGTGGTGGTTTTGGGGGCCGGCGTTGTGATGTTCAAAGGGCGTCAAGAAAGGTGCGGATGGCCCGAGCGGTTTCGTGGGGATGCGAGATGTGGGGCGCATGGGCCGCGCCCGCGATGGTCTCGACCCGCGCCTCGGGCATCAGCCGTTCGATGCGTTCGGCGACCCGTGCCGGGACCAGGGTGTCGTGTTGGCCGAAGAGCCAGAGCGTCGGGCAGCGGATGTCGGGGAGCTGGGGGCGCAGGTCTTCCTCTCGCAACAGATCCAGGCCCAGGGCGAGTGCGGCGGGCTTGGGTTCGGGACGCGCGGCCAGTTCATGCTTGAGCGTGCGCAGAGTCTCGCGTGCGCTGTCGCTGCCGCGCGTTTGCAGGGCCAGGAAGCGGTTCAGGGTGCCGCTCGGGTCGGCGAGCAGGCTGTCGTGGAACTGCGCCAGGGTCGCTTCGGGCATGGCGGGCGTCCAGTCGGTCGCCTGGGTGAAGCGCGGGGTGGCGGTCAGGAG comes from the Allochromatium tepidum genome and includes:
- a CDS encoding transposase — encoded protein: MAAIKEVLSDRPRCGAPGEFTPEKTGILQSMASRAAFLQDPPHRIRFVYTPKPCSRLNQVEIRFGILTRRLLKRGRFASTDDLKQRLLEFIDFFNQTLAKPFRRTYIGKPLME
- a CDS encoding DUF2281 domain-containing protein — protein: MTILEQIHLHTQRLPPNIQREVLDFIEFLETRHTQSSPSASHAGAPASCLELAQNGGLVGCLQDAPADLSTNPRHLQDYGV
- a CDS encoding energy-coupling factor ABC transporter ATP-binding protein, with protein sequence MTTPLIELQRVRFDYHDRTVLRELDFRLDPGDRVALIGSNGAGKTTLLHLLVGLKRPSAGRILAFGCERAGERDFHQVRARVGLLFQDSDDQLFCPTVLEDVAFGPLNLGRSPEQARTDALETLEHLGLADFAERITYRLSAGEKRLVALATVLAMRPEVLLLDEPTNGLDEATAERLIAHLDGLEQAMILVSHDWPFLARLATRAVRLVEGRLVDAILHSHAHAHRHSHPHSADELIGPHTGLEHRHPH
- the cbiQ gene encoding cobalt ECF transporter T component CbiQ, encoding MTAAPIPNLAGSGWMVARDPRLRVGAALAFALITVGLDHPGSTTTALGLALGLALAAGLKARDLVRRLPALEGFMLIVLLTLPFTTPGASWFELGPLRASTVGRDLALMILLKANAVVLALMALVGTLEPVALGQALGRLGVPDKLTHLLLMTVRQIHLIHAEFIRLRQAMRARAFVPRTDRHTWRAYGWLMGMLLVRSLARAERLMDAMRCRGFRGRLYRLDTPHWQPGDTLAALGLMTLLGALAWLDHGLGLPGV
- the cbiM gene encoding cobalt transporter CbiM — its product is MAHIPDGVLTAPVLITGGLVSVGLLTVALRRLDYDHLPRAAVLSAAFFVSSLISVPLGPTSVHLLLNGLMGLLLGWTAVPAILVALALQAAFFGFGGPLVLGVNTLNMALPALVCAWVLAPALGRVRPARRAWIGFAAGFLGVMLTGGLVAATLALSGEPFRPAAQVLLLTYPPLALVEGLVTATIVGFLQRVAPERLSTGASTHV
- a CDS encoding DUF4198 domain-containing protein, giving the protein MRHLSPLRRLAWLTLFGTLGAQAHFQELIPSMDLVTDPSASEITLDLTFTHPMERGPAMAMGRPVQFGVLTPAGREDLLASLTPRTQDDQPAYSARYRIRQPGDHVFFVEPAPYWEAAEGLMIVHYTKVVVDGFGGGEGWDAEVGFPVEITPLTRPYGLWTGNLFRGVVKRNGRPVPFAEVEVEWRNDGSVTAPADAFVTQVVKADAQGVFAYAMPRAGWWGFAALLEGERPMKNPEGEEVPVEAGALIWVHTRDMK
- a CDS encoding SPOR domain-containing protein; its protein translation is MDKTETAQPDSSIQTAATTGTDGATDSAQATGGPERSTNAGEVLQRYLKAQATQISRIVASLNQYRQDVQKLEVSLIARIGDVDDDRRHAATRLQRTLQTQRDELDERLKRHGSLMAMLLLLFSLLVAGTLVSFLFKLNATQEAFETQMTDLRKTLEQIDASSRGEPDPQTRAQLDRLSAALAGISKSIERLSEEATTAPLDLDLHLEPEPRPASVKRAETAPEPEPESAPEPPPEPESAPDSSPQPQPEIPVSIEPESALEPASDSDAGTAPSAPTTTPSEPSGEGDGESATEPRTDLEQAADMPALDDSEPESGVQDALPDDAESAPSAEPEIDSMPDQGTVDPEPAPVPEATPAAETETGGTDTDGRKPRSLATDSVQVGDRPFTVQLIGFNSLEALERFAANHVLPVVYYYRQETYQGRPWFVLIHSLHETREAAEAVVARLPPGLANLNIWIRKLRADTELIEVRRLGS